The following proteins are encoded in a genomic region of Rhizobium sp. ZPR4:
- a CDS encoding acyl-homoserine-lactone synthase has product MNLCFAPYPSILKGTRGRAIWRNRYIEAWLQGVLLRQNLEKQMLQILTRRDRNAASSYFTQMFRARALVFRDRMGWDVNVEGGLEIDRFDDEHDPIYLAVKEEDDELTGSLRLLPTTSETMLSSEFQHFFNEDLDICSPSIWECTRFCVHPSVEAGRASSQTAAVELLSGLCRLSLKSGIEHIMGVYDASMIGVYRKIGWSPTPLARSRPEIGNLYVGLWEVNEESDQRLEQRLKTMRGKDDRTPTLQFASSSPGNIQFSF; this is encoded by the coding sequence TTGAATCTTTGCTTTGCTCCGTACCCTTCGATTCTAAAGGGTACTCGCGGCCGCGCAATCTGGCGGAATCGATATATTGAAGCCTGGCTCCAAGGTGTTTTGTTAAGGCAAAATTTGGAGAAGCAAATGCTACAGATACTGACACGACGAGACCGCAATGCGGCGTCCTCGTATTTCACTCAGATGTTTCGCGCTCGCGCGCTCGTCTTCCGTGATCGAATGGGATGGGATGTCAACGTTGAGGGTGGTTTGGAGATCGACCGCTTCGACGACGAACATGATCCCATTTACCTGGCTGTGAAGGAAGAGGACGATGAGCTTACGGGCTCGCTGCGGCTGTTGCCGACAACGAGCGAGACGATGCTTTCGAGCGAGTTCCAGCATTTTTTCAACGAGGATCTCGATATCTGCAGCCCGTCTATCTGGGAGTGCACCCGGTTTTGCGTGCACCCTTCGGTCGAGGCTGGGCGCGCGTCGTCGCAAACAGCCGCTGTCGAGCTGCTTTCCGGTCTTTGCCGCCTGAGCTTGAAATCGGGCATCGAGCACATCATGGGTGTTTATGATGCATCGATGATCGGGGTTTACCGGAAGATCGGATGGTCGCCGACGCCGCTTGCCCGCTCTCGGCCGGAGATCGGCAACCTTTATGTTGGTCTTTGGGAGGTAAACGAGGAGTCCGATCAGCGGCTTGAGCAGCGGCTGAAGACGATGCGAGGCAAGGATGACAGGACCCCCACCTTGCAATTCGCATCCTCGTCGCCTGGCAATATTCAGTTCAGCTTTTGA
- a CDS encoding LuxR family transcriptional regulator: MLTGSRQSHCLSEIAQANDIDELRQFLFKFCSLYGLANAVFHVTQIAALSQQNPLLLLTYPPEWVETYITHDYFSIDPVVQAGRNGFLPFDWSTLDLKSPQSISFFREAEAFDVGRYGLTLVVRGPHGERSLFTVTSNQKSGDWEQLRNSIIGDLQVIAYYLHEQSLIVSGLREQSVARRLSKRETECLELLAHGLLPKQITSILGISESAVRLYLSSGRRKLHVSTTNQAIAKAISLELIKS, translated from the coding sequence ATGTTGACAGGATCACGCCAATCTCATTGCTTGTCTGAGATAGCTCAGGCAAATGACATCGATGAATTGCGCCAGTTCTTATTCAAGTTCTGTTCTTTATACGGCCTGGCAAACGCAGTCTTTCATGTGACGCAAATCGCCGCCCTGTCGCAGCAAAACCCACTTCTCCTGCTGACCTACCCGCCAGAATGGGTGGAGACATATATCACGCACGATTATTTCTCGATCGACCCCGTCGTTCAGGCTGGGCGCAACGGATTTCTGCCCTTCGACTGGTCTACTCTCGATCTGAAGTCGCCGCAAAGCATCTCCTTTTTTCGCGAAGCTGAAGCCTTTGACGTCGGACGCTACGGTTTGACGCTGGTCGTTCGAGGGCCTCACGGCGAACGGTCGCTTTTTACGGTTACCTCAAATCAGAAAAGCGGCGACTGGGAGCAATTGCGAAACAGCATAATAGGCGATCTGCAGGTGATCGCCTATTATCTGCATGAGCAGTCATTGATCGTGTCCGGCCTGCGAGAACAAAGCGTCGCTCGCAGGCTTTCGAAGCGGGAGACCGAGTGCCTCGAACTGCTGGCGCACGGCCTGCTTCCGAAGCAGATCACATCTATTCTTGGAATCTCCGAGAGCGCCGTGCGCCTGTATCTCAGCTCCGGCCGCCGCAAACTTCATGTCAGCACCACAAATCAGGCGATTGCGAAAGCAATCTCGCTCGAGCTCATCAAAAGCTGA